The nucleotide window CCGCGCCGCCGAAATCCGAAACCGGCGGGGGCCCAGGTCAGCGGGCCGGGCCGTTGGTCGAACCGGTTCGACCAACGGCCGGCCCCGGTCACCCCTGGCGCCGGGCGCCCGTGCTCGACCGCAGGGAGATCGGCGGCTCCAGCAACGCGTTCCGCGGCTCCGCACCCGCGTCCGCGATCTGCGCCAGCAGCAGGTCCACTGCCAGCCTCCCCAGCTCCACCGCCGGGACGTCCGCCGCCGTCAGCGGGGGGTGGAAGTCCTCCGCCAGGCGCTCGGCGATCACGCCCGTCAGCGAAAAGTCGCGCGGCACCTCCAGGCCTGCCCGGTGCAGGGCGCGCTGCACGCCCGGCAACGCCGCCTCGTTGATCGTCACCGCCGCCGTCACCGAAGGCCACTGCGTCCGGATCTGCTCGAAGCACGCCAGGCCCGCCGCCGCGTCGTCCGCGCAGCACACCGTCCGGGCCGTCAGGCCGCGGGCCTCCGTGGCGTCGAGGAAGCCGGTGGCCGACCGGAGGGCCGGGCCGTAGCCCGCCGCCACCAGCTCGGCCGAACGGTTGATCAGCACCACCTCTTCGTGGCCGAGGTCCGCCAGGTGGTGGACGCAGCGCGTGATCAACGCCCCGTAGTCGACGTCGACCCACCAGGACGCGCCCGGGTGCTCCACGTGGCCGATCGTCACGAACGGGAGGCTCGCCTGGCTCAGCCGCTCGACGCGGGGGTCCTCGAGCAGGATCTCCATCAGGATCACCCCGTCC belongs to Amycolatopsis tolypomycina and includes:
- a CDS encoding LacI family DNA-binding transcriptional regulator — translated: MNIGEIARRAGVSRSTVSYALSGKRPVSAATVQRINDVISELGYRPNASARALAEGRTRTLGLVVPPASRRLTDVQLGFVGSVVDAAAAHDLDVLLSPSGGDHDRSFERIVTGRRVDGVILMEILLEDPRVERLSQASLPFVTIGHVEHPGASWWVDVDYGALITRCVHHLADLGHEEVVLINRSAELVAAGYGPALRSATGFLDATEARGLTARTVCCADDAAAGLACFEQIRTQWPSVTAAVTINEAALPGVQRALHRAGLEVPRDFSLTGVIAERLAEDFHPPLTAADVPAVELGRLAVDLLLAQIADAGAEPRNALLEPPISLRSSTGARRQG